ATCTATTTAATTGCCGGGTTAATAAGTGTAATGTTTGTATTATTACGAAACTTTCGAGAGAATTATTCTGTGTTGCATGTTTAGCGTTGACACAACTCCCCTTTCAAACTATACAATTCGCTTAAAATTGGTTTTTCATAAAGTTAAAGTAAAAATGAATCTGCCTGTTCCGTATTAATCTTCATTTTTACTTTGGTATTTCTATGGCTATATGGTATTTTTTACTCAAATATTAAACATAGATATACTTGACAAGAATGGGAGAAAATGAGAAACTTCTTTTTGGATTGTTATTCTTTCTAAATATTACATGAATTCTGATATTAAAAACAGTTTATTAGTTAATCCTCTTTATACCCCTGTTTCATTTTCCAACCACTACAAAACCTGTAAGATGTTTGGGGCTCGCTATCTAACCCCTCCTCTTGGGTTAATTACCGTAGCATCATTATTACCTGATAACTGGAATGTGAGACTTATTGATTGTAATGTCAGTTCACTTACTACTGCGGATATCGAATGGTCAGACATTGTATTCAGTAGTGGAATGGTGACACAGCAAGATGATCATCTTGCGCTAATTAAACAAGTTAAAGATCTCAATAAGTTTCACGTAATTGGTGGCCCTGATCCTACTGCCCGTCCGGATGTATATGAAAACTGCGATTCTTTAGTCCTTGGAGAAGCGGAAGTCAGTCTGCCTTTATTCCTGAAAGATTATTTTTATTCTACTCCAGAATCTATTTACAAATCTTCTAACCTACAGGCAGATATGAAGAAGAGCCCCGCACCAAGATTCGATCTTCTAGAATTTGAAAGATACTTGTATTTGAACATTCAGACTTCAAGAGGCTGTCCTTTTTCATGTGAATATTGCAATATCTCAATGTTAAATGGAGTTGGACATCGGGCAAAAAGTATTAAACAGGTTTTGTTAGAGCTTCAACAAATATATGATTTGGGATATAGGGGGGTTATGCACGTGGTAGACAGCAATTTTATTGGAAATGAGCAACATGCCAAGGAAATCCTTTTGGGACTTAAAGATTGGCAGGATGCGAGACGCAGGCCTTACCTGTTTAGTACAGATGTTTCTATAAATCTTGCGGATGATAAGGAATTGCTTATAATGATGCGTGAAGCCGGTTTTAA
This portion of the Candidatus Scalindua japonica genome encodes:
- a CDS encoding B12-binding domain-containing radical SAM protein, which produces MNSDIKNSLLVNPLYTPVSFSNHYKTCKMFGARYLTPPLGLITVASLLPDNWNVRLIDCNVSSLTTADIEWSDIVFSSGMVTQQDDHLALIKQVKDLNKFHVIGGPDPTARPDVYENCDSLVLGEAEVSLPLFLKDYFYSTPESIYKSSNLQADMKKSPAPRFDLLEFERYLYLNIQTSRGCPFSCEYCNISMLNGVGHRAKSIKQVLLELQQIYDLGYRGVMHVVDSNFIGNEQHAKEILLGLKDWQDARRRPYLFSTDVSINLADDKELLIMMREAGFNSVNIGIETPNRKTLLSSYKKVNVNRSMPQNIREIYKNGISVIPYYVLGFDNDDKDAFVEIMDCIEKSDTPLNYIRLLVAIPETALAERLKKEGRLHKNFDVFPENGDVLDYFLNFETLRPREEILEEYMSLFKKVYSPANFFRRLRNSVTMLGFFQKAPRLPKKKMFLFLKGAIQMFAISGILSSYKYEYWKTLFYCSFVNYRALPYTIGLIACYHQIKLFESLMSERFNNEIFLLKKEMKSLAN